GTCGTAAACGTCGGCCTCGATCACGCGCAGCCCGGTCTGGGGCGACCGCCAGTCGATGTCAAAGCCCTCGAACCGGAGGTTCCGACCGGGGCGACCCCAGTCGTCCGGCTTGCCGAAGCGGAACAGGCGGTGGATGTGACCGCTGCCGTTGAACCCATCGTAGTCCGGGTGGACGATCTCGACGGTGTTCTCGGTCTTGTTCGCTTCGGACTCCTCGTCGGCGTCGTCGGTGATCGAGTCGCCGTCGTCGGAGCCGTCCTGCTCGTCGTCGCCGTCGTCCGCGTCGGACTCGTCGTCCGAGTCACCCGTCTCGCGGAACTCGGGGTCGATACGACAGAAGTCCGGCAGGTCGTCGTCGTCTTCGACTTCCGGCTCCTCTTCGGTCTCGTAGACGTCGTCCGGTTCGGACGACTCCTCCGGCGTCTCGTCGTCGCTTTCCTCGTCCTCGTCGGCGGTCCCCTCGGGCGCGACCGCGGCCCGCTCGCCGACGAAGCCGATGTTATTGAAGCCGGTTACCTCGAACTCCCGGTCCATGTAGTACCGGCCGGCCGGGAAGTAAAACAGCGTATCGTCGCCGTGGTCGGCGTAGATGCGCTCGAGAATCGGAACGATCGACGCGCTCGCGTCGTTGGCCGCTCCGTAATCCTCAACGACGTTTACCACGCTCGAGTACTGGTCCGCGTACGGAATCGAGGAGTCTCCTCCGTCGGAACTCGCGGCCGCCCCGCTCGAGGCGTACGCGAGACCGACACCGGTTGCCGCGATCCCCTTGAGACACGTTCGTCGAGATGGCCCCCGTCGTGCTGTTCGTTCGTCTGTTCGACTGCCTGTAGATGATTGTCCTCCACTCATTATTGAGGCTGTCACGGACCTCCGAGTCGGCGGATACCGGTCCGTAACGTGTTTCGTTCACTCCGCCGGTGTGGCCGTCACACGCCTGTTAGTTAAACATTTATCCAAATATGTACATAATATACTGTAATATCACACCAAAATATACGATCGTATCAGCACTAATCGTCGTTGAGTGTGTCACGTATTGGCATGATATAAATTGGCGCGATAGTTTCGGCGTTGCGAGCGGGGGCCCGTCCGTCGCCGGATCGAGACGCTCGGCGGAACCCGCAGCATTTTACCGGTGGGATCGTACTGACCGGACATGACCGAGGCGACGGGCATCGTGGGGGAGTTTCTCTCGCTCAAGGCGGAGACCGACGCGGAGTTGCTGGCGATGCAGTGCGGGGACTTCTACGAGTTTTTCGCCGAAGACGCGGAGATCGTCGGCGACGAACTCGACCTGAAGGTCTCCCAGAAGTCCTCCCACGGGTCGTCGTACCCGATGGCCGGCGTGCCGCTGTCGGAGCTCACGCCGTATCTCAAGGCGCTCGTCGAGCGCGGCTACCGCGTCGCCGTCGCCGACCAGTACGAGACCGACGGCGGTCACGCCCGCGAGATCGTCCGCGTCGCGACGCCGGGAACGCTGCTCGAGACGAGCGACGCCGACGCCCAGTACCTGGCGACGGTGGTCGACTCCGGCGAGGGGTACGGCCTCGCCTTCGCCGACGTGACGACCGGCCGCTTTCTCGTCACTGGCGCCGCCGACGCGGACGAGGCCCTGACCGAACTCTACCGCTTCGCCCCCGCGGAGGTGCTCCCCGGACCCGAAGTGCGAAACGACGACGACCTCCTGGGTCGGATCCGCGAGCGGACCGACGCGAAACTGACGCTGTTCGACGCGGAAGCGTTCGCTCCCAAGCGCGGCGCCCACGCCGTCCGCGAGCAGTTCGGACGGGAACTCCTCGAGCGCCTCGACCTCGCGGCGGCGACCGTCGCCGCCGCCGGCGCGGCGCTCGCCTACGTCGAGGAGACCGGAACCGGCGTGCTGGCCTCGATGACGCGCTTGCAGACCCACCGCGGCGACGACCACGTCACCCTCGACGCGACCACCCAGCGCAACCTCGAGCTCACCGAGACGATGCACGGCGACCGCGAGGGGTCGCTGTTCGCGACGATCGACCACACCGAGACCAGCGCGGGCGGGCGCCTGCTGAAGGAGTGGCTCGGCCGACCGAGACGCGACCTCGAGGTCGTCTCCGAGCGCCAGGCGAGCGTGGGTGCCCTCGCGTCGGCGGCACTGGCCCGCGACGAACTCCGCGAGGCGCTCGGCGAGGCATACGACCTCGAGCGGCTGGCCTCGCGGGCGACCCACGGCAGCGCCGACGCCCGCGACCTGCTCGCCGTCGCCGACACCCTCGACACCCTCCCGCGGGTCGCCGACCTCGTCGGCTCGACGCCGGAACTCGCCGACTCGCCGCTCGCGTCGGTCGTCGACCGACCCGACCGCGAGGCCGCAGCCGACCTGCGGGAGACGCTCTCGAGCGCTCTCGCGGCCGACCCGCCGTCGACGGTCACCCAGGGCGGGCTGCTGACGCGGGGGTACGACGCCGAACTCGACGAGGTGATCGAGCGCCACGAGGCGGTCCTCGAGTGGCTCGAGACGCTCGCCGACCGCGAGAAGCGCCGACACGGGCTCTCTCACGTCAGCGTCGACCGGAACAAGACCGACGGCTACTACATCCAGGTCGGCAAGTCCGCGGCCGACGGCGTCCCCGACCACTACGACGAGATCAAGACGCTCAAGAACTCAAAGCGGTTCACGACCGACGAACTGGCCGAGAAGGAACGCGCGGTGCTCCGTCTCGAGGAGCGACGAGGGGAGCTCGAGTACGAGCTGTTCGAGGAGCTCCGGGAGGAAGTCGCCGCCCGTGCCGAGTTGCTCCAGGACGTCGGTCGGACGCTCGCGACCGTCGACGCGCTGGCGAGCCTGGCGACCCACGCGGCCGAAAACGGCTGGGTTCGGCCGACGGTCACGAACGAGGGCGACCTCGAGATCGACCAGGGCCGGCACCCGGTCGTCGAGCAGACCACGGAGTTCGTTCCCAACGACGTGCGGTTGGCCGACGACCGGCGGTTCCTGATCGTGACCGGTCCCAACATGTCCGGAAAGTCGACGTACATGCGCCAGGTAGCCTGCATCGTCCTGCTCGCCCAGATCGGGAGCTTCGTCCCGGCCCGCGAGGCCACGGTGGGACTGGTCGACGGCATCTTCACGCGCGTGGGGGCGCTCGACGAACTCGCCCAGGGCCGGTCGACGTTCATGGTCGAGATGAACGAGCTCTCGAACATCCTCCACAGCGCGACGGAGGACTCCCTCGTTATTCTGGACGAGGTCGGCCGGGGAACGGCGACCTACGACGGGATCTCGATCGCCTGGGCGGCCACGGAGTACCTCCACAACGAGATCCGGGCGAAGACGCTCTTTGCGACCCACTACCACGAGCTCACGGGTCTGGCGGAACACCTCCCGCGGGTGGCGAACGTCCACGTGGCCGTCGACGAGCGCGACGGCGACGTCACCTTCCTCAGAACCGTCCGCGACGGCCCGACGAACCGCTCCTACGGCGTTCACGTCGCCGACCTGGCGGGCGTCCCCGAGCCGGTCGTCGACCGCTCGCGGGACGTCTTGGAGCGCCTGCGCGAGGAGAAGGCGATCGAAGCGAAGGGGAGCGGCTCGAGCGAGCCGGTCCAGACGGTGTTCGACGTCTCGAGCGGCGGGTTCCGGGGGCCGGCCAATGCGGACGGGGGTGAGCCGAGCGAGTCGCTGGACCCCGAGACGAAGCGGGTGCTCGAGGACCTCGAGGGAGTGGACGTCAACGAGACGCCGCCCGTGGAGCTGATCGCGAAGGTCCAGGAGTGGCAGCGGCGACTCGAGGACGGGTAGCCCGGGCGAGGACTGAATCCCGCAGCTACAGCGAGAGCAACACCAGCGCGTAGCCGGTCGCACCCGCTGCGAACGCCCAGAATCGGCTCTCGGCCGTCCGCGGGAGTTCGTCCTTGATCGCGTTGAACACGACGCCGCCGGTCAGCAGGCCGAGCAGAACCGTGAACGTCCCCTCCCCGAGCGTGTAGACGGCGCCGACTCCCGCGCCGGCGACGACAGCGGCTGCGAGAACCCAGCGGCCAATTCGACGGTATGTCTCGCGGTGGTGGGCCTCGAGCGCCGCGTCGTTGCCGAGCAGGTGCAACCCCATCGCGACGGCGAACAGCGCGGCGCTGTCGGCGCCCGTCTCCCCCTGGACGATCACGTAACCGATGAACGCGTTGTAGACGACGAAGCTGCCGACGTGGAGCCAGAACACCGGCTCGTCGGTAAAGGGCGGGAGCCCGTGCTCGAACTCGTGGGCCTTAGAGAGCGTCGCCAGCCGCTCGAGGCCGTAGAACAGCGCGACCCCGACGAACGCGAGCGCGTAGATGTGGTGGGCGGCGAGCGTGCCGACGAGGACGTCGAGACCCTCGAGACTCTCCCGGCGTTCGTCGAGCTCCGGAAACATGTGGAGGAAGGCGTAGACGACCGAGACGCCGCCGGCCGTCGAGAGCAGGCTGTGCCGGGAGAGCCCGCTCGAGACCGGTATCTCGTCGGGCAGCAGGTGGACGGCCGCGACCGCGAGGACGAGCGCGACCACGAGGAGGGAGTCGCCGACGGCGGCCGGGGCGAGCGCGGGGCGCATGGGACGGAGTTCACCGCCCAGCGTGCTTGCTCTTTCCCCCGGACGGCGACTCGGCCCGGGAACGGATCGCGCGTACAACTCGTACGGACGCAAGACATAACCAGCCGCCCTGACTACGGACGAGCGATGAGATTCGGGAGCCGCCAGGCGCTCGAGCGCACCGCCGCGGAGGGGAACCGATGAGCGACGGGTCCACCGGAGAGACGGCGATCCGACGGCTCGACGAGGACACCGTCGCCCGCATCGCCGCCGGCGAGGTCGTCGAACGCCCCGCGAGCGCCGTCAAGGAGCTGGTCGAGAACAGCCTCGACGCCGACGCCACCCGGATCGACGTCAGCGTCGAGGCCGGCGGCACGGAGCTGATCCGCGTGGCCGACGACGGCCGGGGGATGACCGAGGCCGACGTTCGCGCGGCGGTGCGCCAGCACACGACGAG
Above is a genomic segment from Natrononativus amylolyticus containing:
- the mutS gene encoding DNA mismatch repair protein MutS — protein: MTEATGIVGEFLSLKAETDAELLAMQCGDFYEFFAEDAEIVGDELDLKVSQKSSHGSSYPMAGVPLSELTPYLKALVERGYRVAVADQYETDGGHAREIVRVATPGTLLETSDADAQYLATVVDSGEGYGLAFADVTTGRFLVTGAADADEALTELYRFAPAEVLPGPEVRNDDDLLGRIRERTDAKLTLFDAEAFAPKRGAHAVREQFGRELLERLDLAAATVAAAGAALAYVEETGTGVLASMTRLQTHRGDDHVTLDATTQRNLELTETMHGDREGSLFATIDHTETSAGGRLLKEWLGRPRRDLEVVSERQASVGALASAALARDELREALGEAYDLERLASRATHGSADARDLLAVADTLDTLPRVADLVGSTPELADSPLASVVDRPDREAAADLRETLSSALAADPPSTVTQGGLLTRGYDAELDEVIERHEAVLEWLETLADREKRRHGLSHVSVDRNKTDGYYIQVGKSAADGVPDHYDEIKTLKNSKRFTTDELAEKERAVLRLEERRGELEYELFEELREEVAARAELLQDVGRTLATVDALASLATHAAENGWVRPTVTNEGDLEIDQGRHPVVEQTTEFVPNDVRLADDRRFLIVTGPNMSGKSTYMRQVACIVLLAQIGSFVPAREATVGLVDGIFTRVGALDELAQGRSTFMVEMNELSNILHSATEDSLVILDEVGRGTATYDGISIAWAATEYLHNEIRAKTLFATHYHELTGLAEHLPRVANVHVAVDERDGDVTFLRTVRDGPTNRSYGVHVADLAGVPEPVVDRSRDVLERLREEKAIEAKGSGSSEPVQTVFDVSSGGFRGPANADGGEPSESLDPETKRVLEDLEGVDVNETPPVELIAKVQEWQRRLEDG